The Anoplopoma fimbria isolate UVic2021 breed Golden Eagle Sablefish chromosome 9, Afim_UVic_2022, whole genome shotgun sequence genome contains the following window.
TCCATCTGTTTTTTCACAATCAGTCTGACGCAGCCAACGTGGCCAGAACGCGGGACCCAGATCCACCCACTGGTAGCTCAGTCCGCAAGTGGCAGAGCGCACCAACCAGTCTCTGAGTGAACTGGCGACGTGTGAGGGCAGAGAGCTGAGGTCCAGATCTGCTGCTTCCTTTACCAGCTTCTGGCGATGGTTCGCTGCAGCCTCTCTCAGCTCCGGAGAAGAACTCAGGTCAAACTTCTTCCTGGCAGCGGTGTTTTTTTGGAATTTAGCAGGCAGTGACGAATTACAAAAAGGTTGACCGTCCCCATGACAACCAGAGGTTTCAGACGGCTGCTCTATGGACATCCAGAAGAGGTCAAACGAGGATCCCAGAAGACGCAGGAGGCGTGAAGGGCGTCGATGTCTGGGTTTGGGCATGTAGTGGTAGTCCTCTGCGTTTGTCAGCAGGGTGTAAGGAGGGATCGGCTGTGAGAAGGACGGCAGACTGGCTCTCAGCTGAAGAATTGGTGATTCCCAGTCTGTGTCCTCCTCATCCTGAACAACAGTTGCGTCTGGAAGCTGGATCCGGGTTGAAATGTTAGAAGTAAACGATGCAGATCCATGTAgaaggacagaaacagaaatccagcagacacagacaccACAGCTGAATGGTGGAGGCATGGTTTTAGGTGTGGATGGTACAACACAAGGTTGAGTTATGGGTCTCCCTCTTGGTGCTTCAGAGACTCTGTGTACTCTACACCAGACATCCTTGAGCTGGAGAACAATAACACACTGAGTGTTCCTtagaacacaaacaacagacatATTATTGAGGATGGCCAGAGGCTCCGATGTTTTGGCTAACTCCACAGAAAACATATAGGACAAATCTGAGAAGGTAGTTTGATGAGAATTACTACAATTTTAACAGATTCCTATGTTTGCTTTCAAGCAACCGAGATGTCATCAAGGAGACATTtgtatgtgacaaaaaaaaaaaaaaaaaaaggagtttgaCATAATTCACAGCACACATGAAGcaaggaaaaaagaggaagaaacacTTGACCTTGAATTGGTGGAGCAGCGATCTCAGACACAAGATGTAGAAAAATAACAGCTCTCTTTCACACAAAGACTGCACTCAAATCAGTTATAAAACAAGCTGCAGGGTAAATTCCCATCATGGCAGCTTAGATAATGACATAGCAGACATAATTctaaaaaaagaggacaaatgCAACATGTTTGCAGGACAATAACACTATTTATTCTCATCTACACAAAATCAGCTGTCCGGGTCAAAGGCACATGATGGCACAATATCAAACATATTATAAACTCTACACTACTGCAATTTAAGTTTTTGTTTACATgaacattataataatatattttataaatacagtCTCAAGAAGTTTTTTTATAGTTACATAAAGATAACAAACAGCAGGAATTAACAAAGAAATATTGCATTTATGCAATGAGTTGATTAGGCAGCAGGTCTGTAGTGTCaggtttaatgtgtgtgtgtgtgtgtgtgtgtgtgtgtgtgtgtgtgtgtgtgtgtgtgtgtgtgtgtgtgtgtgtgtgtgtgtgtgtgtgtgtgttttcacaggaaaccTGATAATACATCTGTGGGATTGCGGGCATATTTTTAATATGATGCCGTGTGTATGTTGACCTTCGCATCAAACCACCCCGTTTCTATTATTTGTCCTCAAAATCAAAGTGAGAAAAGCTGGTCTGATCTCTCCTGTTGCTTGGTAGATTGTGGCGGCGGTCTGGAGGTGGATGACGGCACGCTTCTAATTGGTTGTCCTCCGTAGTCCGATGCTTTCGCCCGATCCTCCAGAAACTGATCAAACTCTGAAAGGGACAGTTGTAGTTAAGATGTGTGCGCTTACttcctgtaaacacacaggAAGTAAGCACATTATGTTTACACTAAAATGGCAGCAATGGACGAGTAGACAGAACAACATACCTTCACTGGACACTCCCTCACTAACTGATGACTTTTCTTCCTGCACGtccaaacacaataaaacaaggTTAAGATACATCATCCCGCAGTATATCACACATCACATGGTttgtatttgaaaagaaaaacgttaaatagagagagagaagctttcTCTTACCGTATCAGAGGATAACCATTTGTCAACATCGTTCTGCAGGGAGTTTTTCGCTGGTTGCATCTAAGAGGAAGAGTAATTAAGATGAAGTGACACTGTGTTTTAGCTGCATTTAACTAACTAtcactcagtttgtgtttttatttcacaggaaatgttttgtttgaatccATGTCTGTCTTATGGTGGTAGACTCACCCCTCCTGTGACCTGCAACCTCGTATCCAGAGCCCCAGCGAGGCCCTCCACAGCTCCTGGGTCCTCATACTTGACACTGGGGATAGGATACATATTATAATGCTGTGACGCAGGGTAGGCTgcattaaaactaaatattaattttaaCACAGGTCCAACCTTGGACGTTGCAATTATGTGGCATGCCTGTGTTAAATATTTGGCTATGGGGACGGTCCAGACCGTTGTTTACTTATTATTGGTAAAATAACCTTTTTGTTTctgatgcatttaaaaaaaaaaaaaatctaaattgccAAGTGaaaatcaaatttgaaaaatcaAATTGCAAAGGCTTTGCGTTCCTTATGTAGTGTCATGTACTGTAGGCCAAAACTAAACTGCAGATATCTTTAATCGGAGGATTAGTGCCAAAAGTAACCTCAGGCTAACCAGTCAGATAGTGAATTGTTCTAAATACATTCAGacgtttttaattaaatcatataTTGTATTAATGTTCAGATTCAGTCACAGATTGCAGATATCTGTAAAGCAAATCCAGTTATAGCTACGGCTACTACGTCAGGTTAAAGTAACCACAAGGGGACGAGGCACTTGTCATCTCATATAGTCAGAGCTGCACGCAAAAGAAAACACCAGACATGCTGTGACCGTTTGTGGTGTCGTGATATGATGCGTGTCTTTCTGTCAACAGTCAGCACAGCTCACCTTTTCCTCTGCTCAGCCAGGGAGCTGCCTCTCGTCTGGGCGAACATGTCaaactccccctcctcttctgcaAAACAGAGGTTTACTCATTAAGTCACAactgagtggaaaaaaaacatcctccgTTCCGTTATCCTgtatcaacacattttttataattaaaccacaaacatgaatttaaatacttttatttttctattattttatgccaaaatgtcattgtttctATGGGAACAGCGATTTTGTACCGGAAGAAACTTTCAAACGCATCAGTTGCTTTgatttcctcctttttcctaAGCGGTCATGTTTGTTATGCGTGATGTTTGTTATGGTGCAACCCCTCCTTTAAACACTGATGTCCATGTGATGCTCAGCCACAACATCCTGTTTTCTGCCAGATATACGCCAAATTACAAAAGCATAACTCCAGTTTCAGGTTTGTTATACGTTTGGATTTGATGTTATAAAAGGGTGCAAATATGAATAAGAAGTGATTCAAAGTTTCCTCACTGTGGTCGGCTGACTGCGGTtgactggtgctgctgctgctgactgctGGTTggctggttgttgttgttgtgataaCAGCAGGTTGGCAGAGGTTGATGAGGCTCCGGCTTGTGGTAGAGGTCTGCTAGAATGAGGACGCAACACAGTAGGGAGTCACCTCGTGTGTGAGTATGTTCTTACAACATAAATGAGGAGGAGCAAGTCGGCTTCTTACCTGCTGACTATCTGGAATTTGTGCCTTGTTCAGTCTGTCAAACCTAAAACATAATTGCGATACAATGAGCATGAATTTAGCCATGAGAAAGGTACATATCACACTCTTATAATCCAAAACATAAAGCTAGGCTGCAGCACACCTCTCATAGCGGATGAAGGCGTTGTTTAGGTCATCGTTGACCACCAGCAGCTCTTCAATAAAGCCTTCATCCATCAGCTGAGGGATGAGCTCCACCACTCGAGTCTGCATGCTCTTACACACCGAGTACAGCTGCTGCTCGGACATCGGAGGACAGAGAGATCAATTCATTCTCACCAATATTTACATGGAGCAAAGGAATATCATCAATCTTTGAGGTTTAATCCAGTCCAAGGGCTATATGAGTACATGAAGTACAGTGCGATTGTATCAACAAAACAGAGCCCAAAGAGAGAGTaataaagtgaaacaaataaatatctcTGCTTCCCCACTGTAAGATAAGATTAATATAGACACACATGGCATGCTCTTAAAAGCAATTGACAGATTGTACCATCACAAACATGTAGCCTGCACAGCTGAATATAAAGtcacagtaaaagtaaattatGATCACACTAGGATGCAGCatcagaataaaacacacattaatatatGGTACATCTTGACGCACGCGcatgcgcacacgcacacacacacacacctgtagcAGCTCTGTATCATCTGGCTGGCTCTGTCCAGGGATGAGCTCATTCAGCAGCTCTGTCATCACAGTGAGATTCCCCTTCACCAGCGACAGCTCACTCCGCAGCTTCTGTTCCTGGataagatttatattttttaaatcaacagcagtcaaaagcaacaaaaccatgACGTTTATACTATAAAGCCATCATTGAGCATAGAAAAAGCCTCTACTCATGTGATAGTTATAATTTAGTTATATTTTGATATGAGGAAgcagaaaaagcacaggtgaaacTAAAAGCATCAACAATGGCTCAGTTCTGACAGCTTGATTTTCACTTCACACTTTTCCCCCAGTCACATGTGCGAGACTCAGTGCCCAGTTTTGGAACCACAGACCTGATTTAAGATGCAGTTAAACTGTAGTCTATGTTAATGGTTTAAATTATGTTCCAGAGGCAAATCAAGAGCTTACACATTTAAAGATGCTGAATATTGGCACAACATATCAGTGCCTATAAGAACTATTAAAGCTTGTAAATCTTTGACACTTAAAATAAAAGGTCCTTAATgtcaaagtgaaagaaaattgATCTTGAGTCTAAATATAGCACTAACTTTTAAACGTCGTAGTTTTTCTTCCCCTGCTCTATGTAGTCAGTGACTGAGTGTTTTTAGGCGGTTGTACCTGTtctggagagagggaggttgGGCCGTCACTGGACAGGACTGGAGGTGACGTACTCTGAGTGGGAACACTGGGAGGTGCTTGTGGTTGTGACTGATGTGTGGGAGCAGCGACAGGGTTCGTTTCAGGAGCTTCGTTTTCTGGGATACTCTGCAAGATGGAAGAAGAACGTGCAATGTAGAGACATATATCTGTAGATGCATTTCTTTCAGTGTGTTATTTTCACTTTGCAGATAGTCTCACCCTGTTGGGAGTGTGGATGGGGGACAGAGCATCCAGGTCCGTCATGGGGAACTCCAGACCGCGTCTCTTCAGGTCGTCATACACGCTCACAACCCCCGCTAGGGCGGGAGAGCTACGAAACGCATCGGCCCACGACTGGGGATGATATGACGGAAAATAATCTTGAGAACAACGGACTCCTAAATCAGTATTCAATAACGCAGTCTACTGGCCAAatgtaaaaagaacaaaataaacagaaaaggaTTGCTCCTTCagcatatatatctaatgttatCAGTCCTGCTAGTCTGTGATTACACACAGCTGGCTTTGACCATGTAGCACAGAAATGTGTGAAGTTATTTCAATCACAAAGAACACTAAAGATAACATTATAGTACATGTGTGCAGCCATAATAGAGTTCAACTTATGCAAACCTTTAAAGCTGTGTGACACAGAACTGAAATATGTC
Protein-coding sequences here:
- the LOC129095519 gene encoding noggin-2-like; the protein is MPPPFSCGVCVCWISVSVLLHGSASFTSNISTRIQLPDATVVQDEEDTDWESPILQLRASLPSFSQPIPPYTLLTNAEDYHYMPKPRHRRPSRLLRLLGSSFDLFWMSIEQPSETSGCHGDGQPFCNSSLPAKFQKNTAARKKFDLSSSPELREAAANHRQKLVKEAADLDLSSLPSHVASSLRDWLVRSATCGLSYQWVDLGPAFWPRWLRQTDCEKTDGVQSCSFPGGMECVRAQTACIKILAWHCLEIRQGGEVPRGIKAGRPDGRRIEMGTGEVMTRCIWRQVPYPVVTACACSCK
- the LOC129095516 gene encoding target of Myb1 membrane trafficking protein-like isoform X1 encodes the protein MFSLGEKMEFLIGNPFSTPVGQRIERATSGSLQSEDWGLNMEICDIINETDEGPRDAVKAIKKRIIGTKNFREIMLALTVLEACVKNCGHRFHLLVASQEFIEGVLVQSILPKYNPPTALHDRVLSLIQSWADAFRSSPALAGVVSVYDDLKRRGLEFPMTDLDALSPIHTPNRSIPENEAPETNPVAAPTHQSQPQAPPSVPTQSTSPPVLSSDGPTSLSPEQEQKLRSELSLVKGNLTVMTELLNELIPGQSQPDDTELLQQLYSVCKSMQTRVVELIPQLMDEGFIEELLVVNDDLNNAFIRYERFDRLNKAQIPDSQQQTSTTSRSLINLCQPAVITTTTTSQPAVSSSSTSQPQSADHKEEGEFDMFAQTRGSSLAEQRKSVKYEDPGAVEGLAGALDTRLQVTGGMQPAKNSLQNDVDKWLSSDTEEKSSVSEGVSSEEFDQFLEDRAKASDYGGQPIRSVPSSTSRPPPQSTKQQERSDQLFSL
- the LOC129095516 gene encoding target of Myb1 membrane trafficking protein-like isoform X2, whose product is MFSLGEKMEFLIGNPFSTPVGQRIERATSGSLQSEDWGLNMEICDIINETDEGPRDAVKAIKKRIIGTKNFREIMLALTVLEACVKNCGHRFHLLVASQEFIEGVLVQSILPKYNPPTALHDRVLSLIQSWADAFRSSPALAGVVSVYDDLKRRGLEFPMTDLDALSPIHTPNRSIPENEAPETNPVAAPTHQSQPQAPPSVPTQSTSPPVLSSDGPTSLSPEQEQKLRSELSLVKGNLTVMTELLNELIPGQSQPDDTELLQQLYSVCKSMQTRVVELIPQLMDEGFIEELLVVNDDLNNAFIRYERFDRLNKAQIPDSQQTSTTSRSLINLCQPAVITTTTTSQPAVSSSSTSQPQSADHKEEGEFDMFAQTRGSSLAEQRKSVKYEDPGAVEGLAGALDTRLQVTGGMQPAKNSLQNDVDKWLSSDTEEKSSVSEGVSSEEFDQFLEDRAKASDYGGQPIRSVPSSTSRPPPQSTKQQERSDQLFSL